The following proteins come from a genomic window of Halorussus halophilus:
- a CDS encoding type II/IV secretion system ATPase subunit, producing MSDESRETGTEESETPASEANDEGDGDTPSEETRPVADDSETEATSESERDDAPPEADANERDDAQPDVSFGGEDDEREDSEGQRADSNGPEQSDSDANERDNSDEDEQDEDERIDADADDEPESLDISDDELTSARVTVGQYTWDDCEEDVFWEDGGPPTNWRGKPYPFERDEYLGFDPAETDDQVDAGAEAATGLSAYFEEYLDPDQTPVALGDYLWEHFRYEYYYEESEDGTKVRPRDEDSEVVPFDRSEWVGHDDFPASVFEGGFAVTDLSSDFEDWLDPATTPVTKGEYYWEHFKYEYYYTDTDVTAPERPRDEDGNIERFDEEEWLGFPEEDLEGLLAEGAAKAEELLEVEDERTLDVPEELDEDAFFSTVEGHTTVVNRYDLEKEVALPKKQHFREVDRYWVNKPYSFVVIFHSAKENETKYYLVEPYSTPIEADLTEFLTGKLRSSIKYSSDEVVVEAEEDERGDVIEREALRLLARYDLYAENDGERAEQLKELLERYDETRDSVSETRDSVADSLSRAREETDAALEPLRESLREQFGGDPDEKDAKSAEGDEGEADESEIDDAEPTPDADADAEEVAADGGTVDADDADAQTPSTETPESPDAAGDTDSASEADDEAADLPDTTDDSSLPATEVDDDEPLLERLGVVEYVGVDVSLDPGASLREQTRTLFEAKIEALEPDESGGLDGIMVRPEPVLIEEDDDSLSEYQTEKLLYFLRRNFVGYERIDGIKHDINVEDISVDGYNSPVFVYHTDYEQIITNVYHGQEELDDFVVKMAQRSGKGISKRQPQVDATLPDGSRAQLTLGREVSDHGTNYTIRQFKDVPFTPIDLVNWNTFSLEEMAFLWLAIENHKSLIFAGGTASGKTTSLNAVSLFIPSNTKIVSIEDTREVELPQRNWIASVTRPSFNDDGKGDVDEFDLLEAALRQRPDYIVMGEIRGEEGRTLFQVMSTGHTTYTTFHADTVGEVLKRFTTEPINVSKTLFTALDLVSIQTQTRVKGSKVRRNKSLTEINEYSAENDEINVQDIFQWRAEDDEFMRLSGSNTMQEIMFDRGWDAERLEEEILKRRVILAYLIKNGLNEYTQVAATAQAFINDPDTILTLIANDKLEESLADLREMESVHIDIDPEKEEMVPRPDPNQETYELAQGILAEAEDRLFDQYRGADASVDGLAVALSKGNGPDDRPGTATDQSEDAANGPPETDRDSDPESPPFDVDPDDLGTGVPADLYDEDESVDTDSESPTGEGDDDTENDAEQSMQSEDAFGGFEAAFEDEADDPDGNDDDAADADDNSGRDGVARSSSSDDADDEGDPEDAR from the coding sequence ATGAGCGACGAGTCGCGCGAGACGGGCACCGAGGAATCTGAGACGCCCGCCTCCGAAGCAAACGACGAAGGGGACGGGGACACTCCGAGCGAAGAGACACGGCCAGTGGCTGACGACTCGGAGACGGAAGCTACGAGCGAATCCGAGAGGGATGACGCGCCACCCGAAGCGGACGCCAACGAACGAGACGATGCACAGCCCGACGTGTCGTTCGGTGGGGAAGACGACGAACGTGAGGATTCGGAAGGACAACGAGCCGATTCGAACGGACCCGAGCAGTCCGACTCAGACGCGAACGAGCGAGACAACTCGGACGAAGACGAACAGGACGAAGACGAGCGAATCGACGCAGACGCAGACGACGAACCAGAATCGCTCGACATCTCCGACGACGAGTTGACGAGCGCACGGGTGACCGTCGGCCAGTACACGTGGGACGACTGCGAGGAGGACGTGTTCTGGGAGGACGGTGGGCCGCCGACAAACTGGCGCGGAAAGCCCTACCCCTTCGAACGCGATGAGTACCTCGGATTCGACCCCGCGGAGACGGACGACCAGGTCGATGCTGGAGCCGAGGCGGCGACTGGCCTGAGTGCATACTTCGAGGAGTACCTCGACCCCGACCAGACCCCAGTCGCACTCGGCGACTACCTCTGGGAGCACTTCCGCTACGAGTACTACTACGAGGAGAGCGAGGACGGAACCAAGGTTCGGCCTCGCGACGAGGACAGCGAAGTCGTCCCCTTCGACCGAAGCGAGTGGGTCGGCCACGACGACTTCCCGGCGAGCGTCTTCGAGGGTGGCTTCGCCGTCACCGACCTGAGCAGTGACTTCGAAGACTGGTTAGACCCCGCGACGACGCCCGTCACCAAGGGCGAGTACTACTGGGAACACTTCAAGTACGAGTACTACTACACCGACACAGACGTTACCGCGCCCGAACGTCCTCGCGACGAGGACGGCAATATCGAGCGGTTCGACGAGGAAGAGTGGCTCGGCTTCCCCGAAGAGGACTTGGAGGGGTTACTCGCGGAAGGCGCGGCGAAAGCCGAGGAATTGCTCGAAGTCGAAGACGAGCGAACCCTCGACGTGCCCGAGGAACTGGACGAGGACGCCTTCTTCTCGACCGTAGAGGGTCACACTACCGTCGTCAACCGCTACGACCTCGAAAAGGAAGTCGCGCTTCCCAAGAAACAGCACTTCCGCGAAGTGGACCGCTACTGGGTGAACAAACCCTACTCGTTCGTCGTCATCTTCCACTCGGCGAAGGAGAACGAGACGAAGTACTACCTCGTCGAACCGTACTCGACACCCATCGAAGCAGACCTCACCGAGTTCCTGACCGGCAAACTGCGCTCCTCGATAAAGTACTCCAGCGACGAGGTCGTCGTGGAGGCAGAAGAGGACGAGCGCGGCGACGTCATCGAACGCGAAGCGCTCCGACTGCTTGCGCGCTACGACCTCTACGCCGAGAACGACGGCGAGCGCGCCGAACAGTTGAAAGAACTGCTCGAACGCTACGACGAGACGCGCGACTCCGTCTCGGAGACGCGGGACTCTGTCGCCGATAGCCTGTCTCGCGCGCGCGAGGAGACCGACGCCGCGCTCGAACCGCTCCGCGAGAGCCTTCGAGAGCAGTTCGGCGGCGACCCGGACGAGAAGGACGCGAAGAGTGCAGAAGGTGACGAAGGGGAAGCAGACGAGTCCGAAATCGACGACGCGGAACCGACACCAGACGCGGACGCCGACGCCGAAGAAGTCGCCGCTGACGGTGGCACTGTGGACGCGGACGACGCCGACGCCCAGACCCCTTCGACGGAGACGCCAGAGTCGCCCGACGCCGCTGGCGACACTGATTCGGCGTCGGAAGCCGACGACGAGGCGGCGGACCTCCCCGACACTACCGACGATTCTTCGCTTCCGGCGACGGAAGTCGACGACGACGAACCACTACTCGAACGGCTCGGCGTGGTCGAGTACGTCGGCGTGGACGTGTCGCTGGACCCCGGCGCGAGCCTGCGCGAACAGACTCGCACGCTCTTCGAGGCAAAAATCGAGGCACTCGAACCCGACGAGTCGGGTGGTCTCGACGGCATCATGGTCCGGCCCGAACCGGTCCTCATCGAGGAAGACGACGATAGTCTCTCGGAGTATCAGACCGAGAAACTGCTGTACTTCCTGCGCCGGAACTTCGTCGGCTACGAGCGAATCGACGGCATCAAACACGACATCAACGTCGAGGACATCTCCGTAGACGGCTACAACTCGCCGGTGTTCGTCTACCACACCGACTACGAGCAGATCATCACGAACGTCTACCACGGCCAGGAAGAGTTGGACGACTTCGTGGTCAAGATGGCCCAACGCTCCGGGAAGGGCATCAGCAAGCGCCAACCGCAGGTGGACGCCACGTTGCCGGACGGCTCCCGTGCCCAGTTGACGCTCGGACGAGAAGTTTCGGACCACGGAACCAACTACACGATTCGCCAGTTCAAGGACGTGCCGTTCACGCCCATCGACCTCGTGAACTGGAACACCTTCTCGCTCGAAGAGATGGCGTTCCTCTGGCTCGCCATCGAGAACCACAAGTCGCTCATCTTCGCGGGCGGCACGGCTTCGGGGAAAACGACCAGTCTGAACGCCGTCTCGCTATTCATCCCCTCGAACACGAAGATCGTCTCTATCGAGGACACCCGCGAAGTGGAGTTGCCCCAACGCAACTGGATTGCCAGCGTCACCCGGCCCTCGTTCAACGACGACGGCAAGGGCGACGTGGACGAGTTCGACCTGCTCGAAGCGGCACTCCGACAGCGCCCCGACTACATCGTCATGGGCGAGATTCGCGGCGAGGAAGGTCGGACGCTGTTTCAGGTCATGTCCACAGGTCACACGACCTACACCACGTTCCACGCAGACACGGTTGGCGAGGTCCTGAAGCGGTTCACGACCGAACCGATCAACGTCAGCAAGACGCTCTTTACCGCACTCGATTTGGTCTCCATCCAGACCCAGACCCGTGTAAAGGGGAGCAAAGTGCGTCGGAACAAGTCGCTGACCGAAATCAACGAGTACAGCGCGGAGAACGACGAGATCAACGTTCAGGACATCTTCCAGTGGCGTGCCGAGGACGACGAATTCATGCGCCTCTCGGGGTCGAACACGATGCAGGAGATCATGTTCGACCGCGGGTGGGACGCTGAACGACTGGAAGAGGAGATTCTCAAGCGTCGAGTCATCCTCGCGTATCTCATCAAGAACGGTCTAAACGAGTACACGCAGGTCGCCGCGACTGCACAGGCGTTCATCAACGACCCCGACACCATCCTCACGCTCATCGCCAACGACAAACTCGAAGAGTCGCTGGCCGACCTCCGGGAGATGGAGAGCGTCCACATCGACATCGACCCGGAGAAAGAGGAGATGGTCCCCCGGCCCGACCCCAACCAAGAGACCTACGAACTCGCCCAAGGCATCCTCGCTGAAGCAGAAGACAGACTGTTCGACCAGTACCGCGGTGCGGATGCTTCTGTCGATGGATTGGCCGTCGCGCTCTCGAAGGGCAACGGTCCGGACGACAGGCCGGGTACGGCGACTGACCAGTCGGAAGACGCCGCGAACGGTCCGCCCGAGACGGACCGCGACAGCGACCCCGAATCGCCACCGTTCGACGTTGACCCCGACGATCTCGGAACCGGTGTCCCTGCCGACCTCTACGACGAAGACGAGAGCGTAGACACTGACTCGGAGTCGCCGACCGGAGAGGGAGACGACGACACCGAAAACGATGCCGAGCAGTCGATGCAATCAGAGGATGCTTTCGGCGGGTTCGAGGCCGCGTTCGAAGACGAAGCGGACGACCCGGACGGCAACGATGACGACGCCGCAGACGCCGACGACAACAGCGGCCGTGACGGCGTCGCTCGCAGTTCGTCGTCTGACGACGCGGACGACGAGGGCGACCCGGAGGACGCCCGATGA
- a CDS encoding type II secretion system F family protein, with the protein MSSGHGTATGTRRTTDSLADAFYPLFEYIFDDDGDFVADVETKLAEARMAETAELYLSRGLAIGTIAGGLLWLLGTLLGYALFATGVVDVGVLIGVPLPSEWMVAVINALKIPALVVTSGLVFGSVGFAAGFGIIVAIPYMRAGERKREINMLLPDAISFMYALSIGGLNQLEILEAIAKADDTYGEVSREFQSIVQETEYFDTDYRTAIRKRSLETPSDELGQFLTDMLSIVNSGGNMSDFLDDKKDKHMRTAKQEQEMTLETLELFGEMYMTLSLFPLLLIIILVIMSMLGQAKTDMLYAAVYGLIPLTGVGFLVLVSTVKQDDPGDGFLDPEGSDERHTVSNTTGAGLLHLGLVERFVGEFAIFDRIKSREGTHETVELLKQPHVFFRDNPTFVLGLTVPASLVLVANAVWTGAAPRTLDGMIANPVWGTFIYVYVPVYLNLLPLAVFREWNVRSRRAIVGKLSDNLRKLSSANNTGLTLLESIQTVADTSTGKLADEFDVIHAKVEYGTGLKAALVEFNNKYHIPRLARTVKLIGKAQEASSQISAVLTTAAQASENQDDIDRERRSRSRMQVVIIIMTYLTLLAVMAILKVKFLDVMTGLSSQATTSGGSGAGGAGGMSFGGSIDTNLLSMLFFHAVTLQALLSGFIAGYIRDASLLAGVKFAVVLPTVALLTFMFI; encoded by the coding sequence ATGAGCAGCGGTCACGGCACGGCGACTGGCACCCGGCGAACCACCGACTCGCTCGCCGACGCCTTCTACCCCCTGTTCGAGTACATCTTCGACGACGACGGTGACTTCGTCGCCGACGTGGAGACGAAACTTGCGGAGGCACGAATGGCCGAGACGGCCGAACTCTACCTCTCACGCGGGTTGGCTATCGGGACCATCGCGGGCGGCCTGTTGTGGTTGCTGGGGACGCTCCTCGGGTACGCACTCTTCGCAACCGGCGTCGTGGACGTCGGCGTCCTCATCGGTGTACCACTCCCGAGTGAGTGGATGGTCGCCGTCATCAACGCACTGAAGATACCGGCGTTGGTCGTCACCAGCGGTCTGGTCTTCGGGTCCGTCGGCTTCGCCGCAGGGTTCGGCATTATCGTGGCGATACCGTACATGCGAGCGGGCGAGCGCAAGCGGGAGATAAACATGCTCCTGCCGGACGCCATCTCGTTCATGTACGCCCTCTCCATCGGCGGACTGAACCAACTCGAAATTCTCGAAGCCATCGCCAAGGCCGACGACACCTACGGCGAGGTGTCCCGCGAGTTCCAGAGCATCGTCCAAGAGACCGAATACTTCGACACCGACTACCGGACAGCCATACGCAAGCGGTCGCTGGAGACGCCGAGCGACGAACTCGGTCAGTTCCTGACCGACATGCTCTCTATCGTCAACAGCGGCGGGAACATGAGCGACTTCCTCGACGACAAGAAGGACAAGCACATGCGAACCGCCAAGCAGGAACAGGAGATGACCCTCGAAACGCTGGAGTTGTTCGGGGAGATGTACATGACCCTCTCGCTGTTCCCCCTCTTGCTCATCATCATCCTCGTCATCATGTCGATGCTCGGGCAGGCGAAGACCGACATGCTGTACGCGGCGGTGTACGGCCTGATTCCGCTCACGGGCGTCGGATTCCTCGTGCTGGTCTCGACGGTCAAGCAGGACGACCCCGGCGACGGCTTCCTCGACCCGGAGGGTTCCGACGAGCGCCACACCGTCTCGAACACGACCGGTGCAGGTCTACTCCACCTCGGTCTCGTCGAGCGGTTCGTCGGCGAGTTCGCCATCTTCGACCGCATCAAGAGCCGCGAGGGGACACACGAGACGGTCGAACTGCTGAAGCAACCGCACGTCTTCTTCCGCGACAATCCGACGTTCGTGCTGGGACTCACCGTTCCGGCGTCGCTCGTGCTGGTCGCCAACGCAGTCTGGACCGGTGCGGCACCGAGAACGCTGGACGGCATGATAGCCAACCCGGTCTGGGGGACGTTCATCTACGTCTACGTCCCGGTGTATCTGAACCTCCTGCCGCTGGCGGTCTTCCGCGAGTGGAACGTCCGGTCGCGGCGGGCCATCGTGGGCAAACTCTCGGACAACCTCCGAAAGCTCTCGTCGGCCAACAACACCGGCTTGACCCTCCTCGAATCCATCCAGACCGTCGCGGACACCTCCACTGGTAAACTCGCGGACGAGTTCGACGTGATTCACGCGAAAGTCGAGTACGGCACGGGACTGAAAGCCGCGCTCGTGGAGTTCAACAACAAGTATCACATCCCACGGCTCGCCCGGACTGTCAAACTCATCGGAAAGGCACAGGAAGCCTCCAGCCAGATTTCGGCGGTTCTCACTACCGCCGCACAGGCCAGTGAGAATCAGGACGACATCGATCGCGAACGCCGTTCGCGCTCGCGGATGCAGGTGGTCATCATCATCATGACCTACCTCACTCTGCTCGCGGTGATGGCCATCCTCAAGGTCAAATTCCTCGACGTGATGACCGGACTGTCGAGTCAGGCGACCACGAGCGGTGGTTCGGGTGCTGGTGGTGCTGGCGGGATGAGCTTCGGTGGTAGCATCGATACGAACCTGCTGTCGATGCTGTTCTTCCACGCCGTCACCCTGCAAGCGCTGCTGTCGGGGTTCATCGCCGGCTACATCCGCGATGCCTCCCTGCTGGCTGGCGTGAAGTTCGCCGTCGTCCTGCCCACCGTCGCCCTGCTCACCTTCATGTTCATCTAA
- a CDS encoding DUF7287 family protein: MSRTTNSRTRGETAPTSRAQTNIDFVVGMSVFLLTVLFVVAFLPSVFEPFTDSNGGDALAADRTASLLAEQLLADPTTPAILDEPCTREFFDADGSTAGCSFDADAADLPAAVGVGSNTHVNVTVEEGGVVQSSDGVELRAGNEPSETNSVVVARRVVVLDDEEHDLFVRVW; this comes from the coding sequence ATGTCCCGCACAACTAACTCCCGAACGCGAGGCGAGACGGCCCCCACGAGTCGCGCCCAGACGAACATCGACTTCGTGGTCGGAATGAGCGTCTTCCTGCTGACGGTGTTGTTCGTCGTGGCGTTCCTCCCCAGCGTCTTCGAACCGTTCACCGATTCGAACGGCGGCGATGCGCTCGCCGCCGACCGGACGGCAAGCTTGCTCGCCGAACAGTTGCTAGCCGACCCCACGACCCCAGCCATCCTCGACGAACCCTGCACCCGGGAGTTCTTCGACGCTGACGGATCGACTGCCGGGTGTTCGTTCGACGCGGATGCGGCCGACCTGCCTGCGGCGGTCGGTGTCGGGTCTAACACACACGTCAACGTCACCGTCGAGGAAGGTGGCGTCGTACAATCGAGCGACGGTGTCGAACTGCGTGCAGGCAACGAACCGTCCGAAACGAACAGCGTCGTCGTCGCTCGCCGAGTCGTAGTCCTCGACGATGAAGAGCACGACCTCTTCGTCCGGGTGTGGTAA
- a CDS encoding DUF7288 family protein — protein MAGRSIDERGRGDERGQAHTLEAFTAALIVVSGVLFALQSTAVTPLTASTSNQHIENQHQVAAADLLAGAAERGTLRQSVLFWDQTNGTFVGASESGFYANSGPPNAFGESLNETFGSFSSPGRRIAYNVYVYYRKPDNTSRRQTMVYMGSPSDNAATASRTVTIYDDTPLNGTETNVSSGRFYAPDAAPNATLYNTMEVRIVVWQM, from the coding sequence ATGGCAGGACGATCAATCGACGAACGGGGGCGAGGCGACGAACGCGGGCAGGCACACACCCTCGAAGCGTTCACTGCCGCGCTGATAGTCGTCTCTGGAGTCCTCTTCGCGTTGCAGTCAACAGCCGTGACGCCGCTGACTGCCAGTACGTCGAACCAGCACATCGAGAACCAACACCAAGTCGCTGCGGCGGACTTACTGGCGGGTGCGGCGGAACGTGGAACGCTCCGCCAGTCGGTGCTGTTTTGGGACCAGACAAACGGGACGTTCGTCGGCGCGAGCGAGAGCGGTTTCTACGCCAACAGTGGGCCACCGAACGCCTTCGGTGAATCGCTCAACGAGACGTTCGGGAGCTTCAGTTCACCCGGTCGTCGAATTGCCTACAACGTCTACGTCTACTATCGGAAGCCAGACAACACGAGTCGGCGACAGACGATGGTGTACATGGGGTCGCCGAGTGACAACGCCGCCACGGCGTCCCGGACGGTGACAATCTACGACGACACGCCCCTGAACGGAACGGAGACAAACGTGTCTTCGGGGCGGTTCTACGCGCCGGACGCCGCGCCGAACGCGACGCTGTACAACACGATGGAGGTGCGCATCGTCGTATGGCAGATGTGA
- a CDS encoding DUF7261 family protein: MADVRTRWRAARRDGDRGQLILVTGLAVAVTLVAVVLLLNTVIYTQNLASRGTEVGDSEAVGFRSEVAVGVGGLIDAENRVGYETRTKVEDNVTAGVERFDALLSRRYGEKGTIAVVETDSLTTTDGVILRQTNASRGLNSSDASGEQSDWTLATDAQQVRRFRLTVSRENLTDTVDETQGFTVRLDGDSGDTWRAYVYDDGGITVAVKNGTDAAEVACTASGPKATIDLTAGTLNGTTCPKLQYATGVASPHDVAFRNGERATGTYELTLTPDGAQTGNFASADAGDSPWAAPAVYAATFEIHFETPTVTYHATVRVAQGEPA; encoded by the coding sequence ATGGCAGATGTGAGAACCCGCTGGCGTGCGGCGCGCCGCGACGGTGACAGAGGCCAACTCATCCTCGTGACCGGGTTAGCCGTCGCCGTGACGCTCGTCGCCGTCGTGCTGCTGCTGAACACGGTTATCTACACACAGAATCTCGCGTCTCGCGGGACGGAAGTCGGCGACAGCGAAGCAGTCGGCTTTCGGTCCGAAGTCGCCGTGGGCGTCGGCGGCCTGATAGACGCAGAAAATCGAGTCGGCTACGAGACTCGAACGAAGGTCGAAGACAACGTCACCGCTGGCGTCGAGCGGTTCGACGCGCTACTCTCGCGCCGATACGGGGAAAAGGGGACGATTGCAGTCGTCGAGACCGACTCGCTAACGACGACGGACGGAGTCATCCTTCGTCAGACGAACGCCTCGCGTGGCCTGAACTCCTCGGACGCGAGCGGTGAGCAATCCGATTGGACGCTGGCGACCGACGCGCAGCAAGTCAGGCGGTTCCGACTCACGGTCTCCCGCGAGAACCTCACCGACACGGTCGACGAGACGCAGGGGTTCACGGTGCGACTCGACGGAGACAGTGGAGACACGTGGCGCGCGTACGTCTACGACGACGGTGGTATCACCGTCGCTGTGAAGAACGGCACGGACGCGGCCGAAGTGGCCTGCACAGCGAGCGGGCCAAAAGCGACTATCGACCTCACCGCGGGAACGCTCAACGGGACGACCTGCCCGAAACTCCAGTACGCGACCGGTGTCGCCTCGCCGCACGACGTCGCGTTCCGAAACGGGGAGCGAGCGACAGGGACCTACGAACTGACGCTGACACCGGACGGGGCCCAGACCGGAAACTTCGCGTCCGCCGACGCGGGCGACTCGCCGTGGGCCGCACCCGCAGTGTACGCCGCTACGTTCGAGATTCACTTCGAGACGCCGACGGTGACCTACCACGCGACGGTTCGAGTCGCGCAGGGGGAACCAGCATGA
- a CDS encoding DUF7266 family protein yields MKERFYADDRGVSITVGYALNLVVATLLIAGVLSATGGMVEDRRDSAIRTELSVLGERVASDLMAADRLASVGGTTAVAVETTLPRKVAATSYEIEIRTSPAEIVLRSSNPEVTVTVEFHHETAVQATTVRGGDLRVVLNSGASPNRLEVTKA; encoded by the coding sequence ATGAAAGAACGATTCTACGCAGACGACCGCGGTGTCTCGATAACGGTCGGCTACGCGCTGAACCTCGTGGTTGCGACGCTGCTCATCGCAGGCGTGTTGAGCGCTACCGGCGGAATGGTCGAAGACCGCCGCGATTCAGCGATTCGAACCGAGTTGTCGGTGCTTGGCGAACGCGTGGCGAGTGACCTGATGGCCGCAGACAGACTCGCGTCGGTCGGCGGCACGACGGCCGTCGCTGTCGAGACAACACTTCCTCGGAAGGTCGCCGCAACTTCCTACGAGATAGAAATCCGAACGTCACCCGCCGAAATCGTCCTTCGCTCGTCGAACCCCGAGGTGACGGTGACGGTCGAGTTCCACCACGAGACGGCGGTGCAAGCGACCACCGTTCGGGGTGGCGACCTTCGAGTCGTGCTGAACAGTGGCGCGAGTCCGAACCGGTTGGAGGTGACTAAGGCATGA
- a CDS encoding DUF7289 family protein gives MTIPTWLRSERAATETIGFVFAFALVTASVGVVYTTGIGGLEDARDHEQLKNAGRAFDVLADNVEDVRREGAPSRATELKLSDSSVRFGDPVRIEVQVNNTDTDANATYGMSARPLVYEGSAGRVVYSAGATFRIDDGYATMQTDPGYVVGDRRSHVPLLITYPRESGSAIRGSSTILIVAYRQSLGLDGRFETGTDASDPNARVNVTVESPRAAAWGRYFESLGMSPPPSDPSVADPDDGVVTYQFFTDRLTVSETAVEFDLQQ, from the coding sequence ATGACCATCCCGACATGGCTCCGCTCCGAACGCGCGGCGACCGAGACTATCGGCTTCGTCTTCGCATTCGCACTCGTGACTGCCTCCGTCGGCGTCGTCTACACGACTGGCATCGGCGGTCTGGAGGACGCCCGAGACCACGAGCAACTGAAGAACGCTGGCAGGGCCTTCGACGTACTTGCGGACAACGTGGAGGACGTTCGCCGCGAGGGCGCACCGAGTCGGGCGACAGAACTGAAACTCTCTGATTCGTCGGTTCGTTTCGGCGACCCAGTTCGCATCGAAGTACAGGTAAACAACACGGATACGGACGCCAACGCGACGTACGGGATGTCCGCGCGGCCGCTCGTCTACGAGGGGTCGGCGGGCCGCGTCGTCTACTCGGCGGGTGCGACGTTCCGCATCGACGACGGCTACGCCACCATGCAGACCGACCCGGGCTACGTCGTCGGCGACCGGCGGTCGCACGTCCCGCTTCTCATCACGTACCCCCGCGAATCGGGGAGCGCCATCCGCGGGAGTTCGACCATCCTCATCGTGGCGTACCGCCAGTCGCTCGGCCTCGACGGTCGCTTCGAGACCGGAACAGACGCATCGGACCCGAACGCTCGTGTGAACGTCACTGTGGAATCGCCACGAGCAGCGGCGTGGGGACGCTACTTCGAGTCACTCGGCATGTCACCGCCACCGTCGGACCCGTCCGTGGCCGACCCGGACGACGGAGTGGTGACCTATCAGTTTTTCACCGACCGACTGACCGTCTCCGAGACGGCCGTCGAGTTCGACCTACAGCAGTAA